In Vitis riparia cultivar Riparia Gloire de Montpellier isolate 1030 chromosome 19, EGFV_Vit.rip_1.0, whole genome shotgun sequence, the following proteins share a genomic window:
- the LOC117909558 gene encoding cold-responsive protein kinase 1-like, with translation MTCFSFCFRKKVASSTTRTAEVDDVVSGIQNVNRYSYRELRIATQDFSLANKIGEGGFGSVYKGTLRDGTVVAIKVLSAQSRQGLREFLTELSVISVIEHENLVKLYGCCVDEDQRILVYGYLENNSLAQTLLDGGRSGIQFSWKTRTKICIGVARGLAFLHEEVHPHIVHRDIKASNILLDKDLTPKISDFGLAKLIPEDQTHVSTRVAGTTGYLAPEYAIRGQLTRKADIYSFGVLLLEIVCGRSNKNTRLAYGEHYLLEMVWELHERRELADAVDTSLNGDFDIEEVCRFLKIGLLCTQDMPKSRPTMSTVVSMLTGEADVDDNISRPGLISELMGIKVGGAQRYKPDTASGSGKLDNSSLSSGMPTSIATMTFNSIYDRSG, from the exons ATGACTTGTTTCTCTTTCTGTTTTAGAAAGAAGGTAGCTTCTTCAACTACACGAACAGCAGAAGTTGATGACG TGGTTTCAGGAATCCAGAATGTCAATAGGTACAGTTACAGAGAATTGCGAATTGCCACACAGGATTTTAGTCTGGCTAATAAAATTGGGGAGGGAGGTTTTGGTTCCGTCTACAAG GGAACACTCAGAGATGGCACCGTTGTGGCCATAAAGGTGCTTTCAGCTCAGTCACGGCAAGGATTACGAGAATTTTTGACAGAGTTAAGTGTGATCTCAGTAATTGAGCATGAAAACCTTGTAAAGTTGTATGGTTGTTGTGTTGACGAGGATCAAAGAATCTTGGTCTATGGCTATCTTGAGAATAATAGCCTTGCACAAACTCTTTTGG ATGGAGGACGCAGTGGCATCCAATTTAGTTGGAAAACCCGAACAAAAATTTGCATTGGTGTTGCAAGGGGGCTTGCATTTCTTCATGAGGAGGTCCATCCGCATATTGTTCATAGAGATATCAAAGCAAGCAATATCCTCCTTGACAAAGACCTGACTCCCAAAATCTCTGATTTTGGTCTAGCAAAGCTCATTCCAGAAGACCAGACTCATGTTAGTACACGTGTTGCTGGAACAAC AGGTTATTTGGCCCCTGAGTATGCAATAAGAGGTCAGCTGACGAGGAAAGCAGATATTTACAGTTTTGGTGTTCTCCTCTTGGAAATTGTTTGTGGGAGAAGCAACAAGAATACGCGGTTAGCTTATGGGGAACATTATCTTCTTGAAATG GTATGGGAGCTTCATGAGAGAAGGGAGCTAGCAGATGCAGTGGACACATCATTGAATGGGGATTTCGACATTGAGGAGGTTTGCAGATTCCTCAAGATTGGTCTGCTCTGCACCCAAGACATGCCAAAATCCCGGCCAACCATGTCTACTGTGGTCAGCATGCTAACAGGAGAGGCAGATGTGGATGACAATATATCCAGACCTGGCCTCATTTCTGAGCTCATGGGCATTAAAGTTGGAGGTGCCCAGAGATACAAGCCTGATACGGCATCTGGCTCAGGCAAGCTGGACAATTCATCATTGTCATCAGGAATGCCCACTTCAATTGCCACAATGACCTTCAATTCAATATATGATCGAAGCGGGTAA
- the LOC117909557 gene encoding ABC transporter G family member 10, translated as MELPVKSPASRARKGSYRIETRSLSYKLGSRYDEVKRVCCGWGSEEVPELILKGVSCEARPGEITAIAGPSGAGKTTLLEVLAGRTCGRVCGQVLVNDQAMDAGLFRRKSGYVTQDDALFPLLTVEETLMYSALLRLQGGRREAGSRVKELMRELGLEHVAGSRIGGGGSNGGISGGERRRVSIGAELVHDPAVIFIDEPTSGLDSASALHLILLLKATMVGKGKTVVLTIHQPGFRILELVDRLVLLSNGLVLHNGSLNLLEERLKFAGHCIPRHVNVLEFAIDIAENLAVQPSEAPNNHLALDEKGSEEKKDACASLYREEKPPFYSNSRFEEVLILGQRFCSIIFRTKQLFAARIIQALVAGLVLGTVFINTNNDQGKMALQARIGFFAFTLTFLLSSTTEGLPIFLQERRILMRETSRGAYRVSSYVLSNTLIFLPFLLMVSLLYATPVYWLVGLRRDMDGFLYFSLVVWLVVLMSNSFVACFSALVPNFIMGTSVISGLMGSFFLFSGYFIAEKNIPSYWIFMHYLSLFKYPFECFMINEYGGEEGKKRCVEKEGDQCGLFGDGFLRQQGLEEPQKWSNLAVMLGFILGYRLLCFFILLCRCCRSTRN; from the coding sequence ATGGAACTGCCAGTGAAGTCACCAGCTTCGCGTGCCCGGAAAGGGTCTTACAGGATAGAAACCAGGAGTTTGTCCTACAAGCTGGGCAGTAGGTATGATGAGGTGAAAAGGGTCTGTTGTGGTTGGGGTTCTGAGGAGGTTCCTGAGTTGATACTGAAGGGTGTGAGTTGTGAAGCTAGGCCTGGTGAGATCACTGCCATTGCTGGTCCTAGTGGGGCTGGGAAGACCACATTGCTTGAAGTTCTTGCTGGGAGGACATGTGGTAGAGTCTGTGGGCAGGTGCTTGTGAATGATCAGGCCATGGATGCTGGACTTTTTCGTCGAAAATCGGGGTATGTGACTCAAGATGATGCATTGTTTCCATTGCTGACTGTTGAAGAAACTCTCATGTATAGTGCTCTTTTGAGGCTTCAGGGTGGGAGAAGAGAGGCTGGCAGTAGGGTGAAGGAGCTGATGAGGGAGCTTGGATTGGAACATGTTGCAGGTTCCAGGATTGGTGGGGGAGGATCAAATGGAGGCATTTCAGGTGGGGAGAGAAGAAGAGTTTCCATTGGAGCCGAATTAGTCCATGATCCTGCTGTTATTTTCATCGACGAACCGACTTCAGGGTTGGATTCAGCATCAGCTCTGCATCTGATCTTGCTGCTGAAAGCTACGATGGTTGGTAAAGGAAAGACTGTTGTTTTAACCATTCATCAGCCTGGTTTCCGAATCCTCGAGCTCGTTGACCGTCTCGTTTTGCTCTCAAATGGACTGGTTCTTCACAATGGATCATTGAATCTTCTTGAAGAGAGGCTAAAGTTTGCTGGTCATTGCATTCCTAGGCATGTCAATGTGCTTGAATTCGCCATTGATATTGCAGAAAACTTGGCTGTACAACCTTCAGAAGCTCCCAACAACCACTTGGCTCTAGATGAAAAGGgttctgaagaaaaaaaagatgcaTGCGCCAGCTTATACAGAGAAGAAAAGCCTCCCTTCTACTCGAATTCTCGGTTTGAGGAGGTTTTGATCCTAGGACAAAGATTTTGCAGCATCATATTTAGAACCAAGCAGCTCTTTGCTGCTAGAATCATACAAGCCTTAGTAGCTGGACTGGTACTTGGGACTGTGTTCATTAACACCAACAATGATCAAGGGAAAATGGCCTTACAAGCGCGAATTGGTTTCTTTGCCTTCACTCTCACTTTCTTGCTATCTTCCACAACAGAAGGCCTCCCGATTTTCCTGCAAGAGAGAAGAATTTTGATGAGGGAGACCTCAAGAGGAGCTTATAGAGTATCCTCTTATGTTCTATCAAACACCCTCatctttcttcctttccttttgaTGGTTTCCCTTCTATACGCCACTCCTGTCTACTGGCTTGTAGGTTTGAGGAGGGATATGGATGGATTCCTCTACTTCTCCCTTGTGGTTTGGCTTGTTGTCTTAATGTCGAATTCATTCGTCGCGTGTTTCAGTGCTCTTGTCCCAAACTTCATCATGGGGACCTCTGTGATTTCAGGGCTCATGGGgtctttcttcctcttttctggGTACTTCATAGCCGAGAAAAACATACCCAGTTACTGGATTTTCATGCACTACTTGAGCTTGTTCAAGTACCCATTTGAGTGCTTCATGATAAACGAGTACGGAGGAGAGGAAGGGAAGAAGAGATGTGTGGAAAAAGAGGGAGACCAATGTGGTTTGTTTGGGGATGGTTTCCTAAGACAGCAAGGCCTAGAAGAGCCACAGAAATGGAGCAATTTGGCTGTGATGCTAGGGTTCATCTTGGGATACAGGCTGCTCTGTTTTTTTATTCTGTTGTGTAGATGCTGCAGAAGTACTAGAAACTAG
- the LOC117909279 gene encoding multiple organellar RNA editing factor 8, chloroplastic/mitochondrial, which produces MATLTRCLARSLPALSSLISRSTPSLSLSTASCSTFSLLRLRPLSAAAVSVLRHLPQSTSARSFSTRQTSSSLNDPNPNWSNRPPKETILLDGCDFEHWLVVMEKPEGDPTRDEIIDSYIKTLAMIVGSEEEARMKIYSVSTRCYFAFGALVSEELSLKIKELPRVRWVLPDSYLDVKNKDYGGEPFIDGKAVPYDPKYHEEWIRNNARANERNRRNDRPRNFDRSRNFERRRENMQNRDFQAPMQNSPPNMGGGPPPNMGGGPPPNMGGGPPPNMGMGGGPPSNNFGGPQNNFRGGPPNNYGGGAPPSNYGGGAPPSNYGGGAPPGNYGGGAPPSNIGGGAPPSNYGGGAPPSNYGGGAPPSNYGGGAPPSNYGGGAPPSNYGGGAPPNNYGGGMPQSNFGGGMPPNNAGGNASQQQWWNADQQPGRNSQ; this is translated from the exons ATGGCGACTCTGACTCGGTGTCTGGCTCGGTCGCTGCCCGCTCTCTCGTCTCTCATTTCTCGCTCCACtccttctctctccctctccacCGCCTCTTGTTCCACTTTCTCACTTCTCCGCCTCCGCCCTCTCTCCGCAGCAGCCGTCTCCGTCCTCCGCCACCTCCCTCAATCGACTAGTGCACGGAGCTTTTCCACTCGCCAAACCTCCTCCTCGCTCAATGATCCAAATCCGAACTGGTCCAACCGGCCCCCGAAGGAGACGATCTTGCTCGACGGTTGCGATTTCGAGCACTGGCTTGTGGTGATGGAGAAGCCGGAGGGTGACCCTACCAGAGATGAGATCATTGACAGCTATATCAAAACCCTTGCTATGATTGTCGGAAG TGAGGAAGAAGCAAGGATGAAGATATATTCAGTTTCAACTAGATGCTACTTTGCATTTGGTGCCCTTGTATCAGAAGAGCTTTCCTTGAAGATCAAAG AATTACCTCGAGTCCGTTGGGTTCTTCCAGATTCATACTTGGATGTTAAGAATAAAGACTATGGAG GGGAACCTTTTATTGATGGAAAAGCTGTTCCATATGACCCTAAATACCACGAGGAATGGATAAGAAATAATGCTCGAGCAAATGAAAGGAATAGGCGAAATGACAGGCCTCGTAATTTTGATAGATCAAGGAACTTCGAAAGAAGAAGGGAAAATATGCAGAACAGAGATTTTCAAGCTCCTATGCAAAACTCACCTCCCAAC ATGGGTGGAGGGCCTCCACCAAACATGGGTGGAGGGCCACCTCCAAACATGGGTGGAGGGCCGCCTCCGAACATGGGCATGGGTGGAGGACCACCGTCGAACAACTTTGGAGGGCCGCAGAACAACTTTCGAGGAGGGCCACCCAACAACTATGGAGGGGGAGCGCCACCAAGCAACTATGGAGGGGGAGCGCCACCAAGCAACTATGGAGGGGGAGCACCACCAGGCAACTATGGAGGAGGGGCGCCACCAAGCAACATTGGGGGAGGAGCGCCACCAAGCAACTATGGGGGAGGAGCACCACCAAGCAACTATGGGGGAGGAGCACCACCAAGTAACTATGGGGGAGGAGCGCCACCAAGTAACTATGGGGGAGGAGCCCCACCAAGCAACTATGGGGGAGGAGCACCACCAAACAACTATGGTGGAGGTATGCCACAGAGCAATTTTGGAGGGGGAATGCCACCTAACAACGCTGGGGGGAATGCTTCTCAACAACAATGGTGGAATGCTGATCAGCAACCTGGGAGAAATTCCCAATAG